A region from the Panthera uncia isolate 11264 chromosome D3 unlocalized genomic scaffold, Puncia_PCG_1.0 HiC_scaffold_8, whole genome shotgun sequence genome encodes:
- the ALDH2 gene encoding aldehyde dehydrogenase, mitochondrial, translating into MFRAAASLGPRLGRRLLSAAATQAVPAPNQQPEVLYNQIFINNEWHDAVSRKTFPTVNPSTGEIICQVAEGDKEDVDKAVKAARDAFQWGSPWRRMDASDRGRLLNRLADLIERDRTYLAALETLDNGKPYVISYLVDLDMVLKCLRYYAGWADKYHGKTIPIDGDFFSYTRHEPVGVCGQIIPWNFPLLMQAWKLGPALATGNVVVMKVAEQTPLTALYVANLIKEAGFPPGVVNIIPGFGPTAGAAIASHQDVDKVAFTGSTEVGHLIQIAAGSSNLKRVTLELGGKSPNIIMSDADMNWAVEQAHFALFFNQGQCCCAGSRTFVQEDVYAEFVERSVARAKSRVVGNPFDSQTEQGPQVDKTQFQKVLGYIKSGKEEGAKLLCGGGAAADRGYFIQPTVFGDVQDGMTIAKEEIFGPVMQILKFKTIEEVIGRANNSKYGLAAAVFTKDLDKANYLSQALQAGTVWVNCYDVFGAQSPFGGYKMSGNGRELGEYGLQAYTEVKTVTIKVPQKNS; encoded by the exons aTCTTCATAAACAATGAGTGGCACGATGCTGTCAGCAGGAAAACATTCCCCACCGTCAATCCATCCACTGGAGAAATCATCTGTCAGGTAGCTGAAGGAGACAAG GAAGATGTGGACAAGGCGGTAAAGGCTGCCCGGGACGCCTTCCAGTGGGGCTCACCCTGGCGCCGCATGGACGCATCCGATAGGGGCCGCCTGCTGAACCGCCTGGCTGATCTGATTGAGCGGGACCGGACCTACCTGGCA GCCTTGGAGACGCTGGATAACGGCAAGCCCTACGTCATCTCCTACCTGGTGGATTTGGACATGGTCCTTAAATGCCTCCG ttattatgcTGGCTGGGCTGATAAGTACCATGGGAAAACCATTCCCATCGATGGGGACTTCTTCAGTTATACCCGCCATGAACCCGTCGGGGTGTGCGGGCAGATCATTCCG TGGAACTTCCCGCTCCTGATGCAAGCCTGGAAACTGGGCCCAGCCCTGGCGACCGGAAACGTGGTTGTGATGAAGGTGGCTGAGCAGACTCCACTCACCGCCCTCTACGTGGCCAACCTCATTAAGGAG GCTGGCTTTCCCCCTGGTGTGGTCAATATTATCCCTGGATTTGGCCCCACAGCTGGGGCTGCCATCGCCTCCCATCAGGATGTGGACAAAGTAGCCTTCACGGGCTCCACTGAG GTTGGCCACCTGATCCAGATTGCTGCAGGGAGCAGTAACCTCAAGAGAGTGACCCTGGAGCTGGGGGGAAAGAGCCCCAATATCATTATGTCAGATGCAGACA tgaacTGGGCCGTGGAGCAGGCCCACTTTGCCCTGTTCTTCAACCAGGGCCAGTGCTGCTGTGCGGGCTCCCGGACCTTTGTGCAAGAAGATGTTTATGCTGAGTTTGTGGAGCGGAGTGTCGCCCGGGCCAAGTCTCGTGTAGTTGGGAACCCCTTTGACAGCCAGACAGAGCAGGGGCCACAG gtGGACAAAACTCAGTTTCAGAAGGTCCTCGGTTATATCAAatctgggaaggaggagggggcgaAGCTGCTGTGTGGTGGAGGGGCGGCTGCTGACCGTGGCTACTTCATCCAGCCCACTGTGTTCGGAGATGTGCAAGACGGCATGACCATCGCCAAGGAGGAG ATCTTTGGGCCAGTGATGCAGATCCTGAAGTTCAAGACCATAGAGGAAGTCATTGGGAGAGCCAACAATTCCAAGTATGGGCTGGCTGCAGCTGTCTTCACCAAGGACTTGGACAAGGCCAATTATCTGTCCCAAGCCCTCCAGGCTGGCACTGTGTG GGTCAACTGCTATGATGTGTTTGGGGCCCAGTCACCGTTCGGAGGCTACAAGATGTCCGGGAATGGCCGGGAGCTAGGAGAGTATGGGCTGCAGGCATACACTGAAGTGAAAACG GTCACGATCAAAGTGCCTCAGAAGAACTCCTGA